A single genomic interval of Paracoccus contaminans harbors:
- a CDS encoding SDR family oxidoreductase: protein MRLQGKRILITAAGQGIGRASALACAAEGAQVLATDRDAGLLADLAGPGLRTAALDVTDPDAIARVGAEAGALDGLFNCAGFVHHGTLLDISDEDWAFSFDLNVTAMMRLTRAVLPGMLEVARRTGSASILNMASMASSIKGFPNRTLYGASKAAVIGLTKGIAADFVRQGIRCNALCPGTVDTPSLRGRIAAAADPVQAEKDFIARQPVGRLATVDDMTPMVVYLLSDESRFVTGQTMLVDGGVTI from the coding sequence ATGCGGTTGCAGGGCAAACGGATTCTGATCACCGCGGCGGGCCAGGGCATCGGCCGGGCCAGCGCGCTGGCCTGTGCGGCCGAGGGCGCCCAGGTGCTGGCAACCGACCGCGATGCTGGCCTGCTGGCGGACCTGGCCGGACCGGGTCTGCGCACCGCGGCGCTGGACGTGACCGACCCCGACGCGATCGCGCGCGTGGGGGCCGAAGCGGGGGCGCTGGACGGGCTGTTCAACTGCGCCGGGTTCGTCCACCACGGCACCCTTCTCGACATCTCGGACGAGGACTGGGCCTTCAGCTTCGATCTGAACGTGACCGCGATGATGCGCCTGACGCGCGCCGTGCTGCCGGGGATGCTGGAGGTCGCGCGGCGGACGGGCAGCGCCTCGATCCTCAACATGGCCTCGATGGCATCCTCGATCAAAGGCTTTCCGAACCGCACCCTCTATGGGGCCAGCAAGGCGGCCGTGATCGGGCTGACCAAGGGGATCGCCGCAGACTTTGTCCGGCAGGGCATCCGCTGCAACGCGCTGTGTCCGGGGACGGTGGACACGCCCAGCCTGCGCGGCCGCATCGCCGCCGCCGCCGACCCGGTGCAGGCCGAAAAGGATTTCATCGCCCGCCAGCCGGTCGGGCGCCTCGCCACGGTGGACGACATGACGCCGATGGTCGTC
- a CDS encoding dienelactone hydrolase family protein — protein sequence MRRAAVRGLAIVALTAALLGGNTWRNWARMTLGQDTPQARAALLAPAWRIVPAEAAQGAVLLSGCDGVQDNMARWAEVLYARTGRSAMILDSHGSRGLDRLESWRLVCAGQLLPGAERAGDLAVALAQSPDGGQTILGASHGGWTALEFLRLARSGLVPPGLAAWPAPPGRLLARVGQVVLLYPYCGFLNRAGTGDWTGMPPILLIAAERDSIVSTPDCLALADRLRASGARIEVVVMAGADHGFDQKDKAALSALTYDPAATGAAEAAVAAFLTKPPE from the coding sequence ATGAGACGGGCAGCCGTCCGCGGGCTTGCGATCGTGGCGCTGACGGCGGCGCTGCTGGGCGGCAACACCTGGCGAAACTGGGCGCGCATGACGCTGGGGCAGGACACACCGCAGGCCCGTGCCGCGCTTCTGGCCCCGGCCTGGCGCATCGTCCCGGCGGAGGCAGCGCAGGGCGCGGTGCTGCTGTCGGGATGCGACGGGGTGCAAGACAACATGGCCCGATGGGCCGAGGTCCTTTACGCGCGAACCGGACGGTCGGCGATGATCCTGGACAGCCACGGCTCGCGCGGTCTCGACCGACTGGAGAGCTGGCGGCTGGTCTGCGCCGGTCAGCTGCTGCCGGGCGCGGAACGGGCGGGCGATCTGGCCGTCGCCCTGGCGCAAAGCCCCGACGGCGGGCAGACGATCCTTGGTGCCTCGCACGGGGGCTGGACTGCGCTGGAATTCCTGCGCCTTGCCCGGTCGGGCCTGGTTCCGCCCGGCCTAGCAGCTTGGCCGGCGCCGCCAGGCCGCCTGCTGGCCCGGGTCGGACAAGTGGTGCTGCTGTATCCGTATTGCGGCTTTCTCAACCGCGCGGGGACGGGGGACTGGACGGGGATGCCGCCGATCCTGCTGATCGCGGCCGAGCGCGACAGCATCGTCAGCACTCCGGACTGCCTTGCGCTGGCCGACCGACTGCGCGCCTCGGGCGCCCGGATCGAGGTGGTTGTGATGGCCGGGGCCGACCACGGGTTCGACCAGAAGGACAAGGCCGCCCTGTCCGCCCTGACCTATGACCCCGCAGCGACCGGGGCCGCCGAAGCGGCAGTGGCGGCGTTCCTGACAAAGCCACCGGAATAG
- a CDS encoding IclR family transcriptional regulator: MDPNEDNQMHVSNDRYRAPALDRGLDILELLASRPDGLTRAEIGKALGFGPSQIYRVLERLAARRYIARLDGGDRYALSMKLFALGSRHPALRRLAVEAQPLMDRFALDQRQSCHLVVPEEGAGLVVAQAGPLAHWEFRARVGARLDLLETGSGLTLLAFQHPETRAATLKSWGCSGLLARIGEAEPEMERIRTAGLRVAPSAQVVGITDISLPVLGADGSAVAVLTCPCVTHPDTPSEVAIATATTGLKIVVSALNLGN, from the coding sequence ATGGATCCGAACGAAGACAACCAGATGCATGTTTCGAACGATCGCTACAGGGCCCCGGCACTCGATCGCGGCCTAGACATTCTGGAGCTTCTGGCCAGCCGTCCGGACGGGTTGACCCGGGCCGAGATCGGCAAGGCCCTTGGTTTCGGTCCCTCGCAGATCTATCGGGTGCTGGAACGGCTGGCTGCGCGGCGATACATCGCGCGGCTGGACGGGGGCGATCGCTATGCCTTGTCGATGAAGCTGTTCGCCCTGGGATCGCGGCATCCCGCGCTGCGGCGTCTGGCGGTCGAGGCGCAGCCGCTCATGGACCGGTTCGCCCTGGACCAGCGTCAGTCATGCCATCTTGTCGTTCCGGAGGAAGGAGCGGGTCTGGTCGTCGCCCAGGCCGGACCCCTGGCCCATTGGGAGTTCCGCGCCAGGGTCGGTGCACGTCTCGACCTGCTGGAAACCGGATCGGGCCTGACGCTCCTGGCTTTCCAGCATCCCGAAACTCGGGCCGCGACTTTGAAATCCTGGGGTTGCAGCGGGCTTCTCGCTCGGATCGGCGAGGCCGAGCCGGAAATGGAGCGCATCCGGACAGCCGGTCTGCGCGTGGCGCCCTCGGCGCAGGTGGTCGGGATCACGGATATCAGCCTGCCTGTGCTGGGCGCCGACGGCTCCGCGGTCGCGGTATTGACCTGTCCGTGTGTCACGCATCCCGACACCCCCAGCGAAGTCGCGATCGCGACAGCGACAACCGGGCTCAAGATCGTGGTGTCAGCTCTGAATCTGGGGAATTGA